TCATTGGTCTGGTGAAGTCGCCGCGATAGTCAGCCGCGCGGACGGCTCATCTGATGATCTTGTCTCGGCCGGGGTCGAACAGCGGTTCGTCGCGAATCGTCGCGTCGTACGTCTCGCCCTCGCATTGGACCTGCACCGACGTTCCGGCCTCGGCGTACTCGCTGGGGACGTACGTGTAGGCGATGGACTCGCCGATGGAGTAGCCGAAGTCACCGGCCTGCACGTAGCCGATGGCCTCCCCGTCCTTGAGGACCGGACGGCCGCTCAGCATGATGTCCGTCGAGTCATCGAGCGTCAGCGGCGTGATGCGGTTGTCGATGCCGTCGGCCTTCGCCGATTCGAGCGCGTCCTTCCCGATGAAGTCGGTGTCCATGTCGACGGCGAAGGGAAGCCCCGCTTCGAGGGGGTTCGAGTCCGTGTCGATGTCGGTCCCCCAGAGCCGATAGCCCTTCTCTAAGCGCATCGAACTCAGCGCGCCGCCGCCCATCGGCCGCACGTCGAGGTCCTGCCCTTCTTCCCAGAGGGTCTCCCAGAGCTTCTGTCCGTACTCGACGGGCGTCCATAGCTCCCAGCCGAGTTCGCCGACGTAGGAGACGCGCAGCGCGATGACGGGCACTTCGCCGACGTACATCTGCTTGGCCCGGAAGTACGGGAAGCCATCGTTGGTCACGTCGGCGTCCGTACACCGCTGGAGCAGGAGTCGGGACTTCGGTCCCCAGAGGCCGATGGTCGACTTCGCGCCCTCCTCGACGGTCACCGAGACGGTTTCGGGGGCGTGGTCCTTCAGCCAGTTCCCGTGAATCTGTGGGGAGTTGCCCCCGCCGGTAGTGACCATGTACTCGTCGTCGTCCAGTCGGACCACGGTCACGTCTGCGAGGATGCCGCCGCCCTCGTTCAACAGCAGCGAGTAGCGCACCTGTCCCACGTCTATCTCCACGTCGTTGCTACACACCCGCTGGAGGAAGGATTCGGCGTCGCTCCCCTCGACCATGATAGAGGCGAAGGAGGTCATGTCGAACATCGACACGTGCTCGCGAGTGTGGAGGTGTTCGGCGGCCTCGATGGGCGAGCGGTTGATGCCCTGCCAGCCGTCCTGCTCGGGAATCTGGTCCTCGTACCGCTCGACGAGGTCCGCGTTGGACTCGTAGTACTGCGGGGACTCCCACCCGCCGCTCTGGTAGAACTCCGCGCCGAGTTCCTTCTGCTGGTGGTAGAACGGACTCGTGCGGAGGCCGCGGTGGTCGTCGGGTTGCCAGCGCGGTTCGACGATGCTGTACACTTGCTCGTAGCGTTTCGCGCCGCGGTCGACGAAGTAGTCTTTCTCGCCGGTGTGTGGCTCGAACCGTTGGACGTGGATACCGCCGGTGTCGACCGGCCCCGACGGAAGCCGCGGGACGCCGTTCTCCATCCACTCGGCGAGGATGCGACCGTAGCCGCCCGAGTGGGTCCACCAAATCGCCAGTCCGCTCCAGAGACCGTCGACGGCCGCCGTCGGCCCGACGGCGGGCATCCCGTCGGGCGTGAACACGAAGATGCCGTTCTCAGTGACGGCGTACTCGGCGTCCTCGGTGGCCGGGAGCAGTTCGTCGAAGGCCTGCTTGGCCGATTTGTCGCGGTTGCGGTGGGTCGGCGTCGTCCAGTGTTCCTCGGTGAACCCCCGGACGGAGGCCTGTCGCTCCTCGCTGTTCTCGCCCATGTCTTCGGGGTCGACAGACAGCGTCTCGTGGTTGTACGACCCCATGCCGAGGGCGTCGCCGTGGTTGCGGAAGTACAGGGAGTTGTCCTGGTCGCGGCCGACGGGGATGGTCGGTCCCTCACTCATGTACTCGGCGATGTCGCGGTCGCCGGGCACGTCCAGTCCGGTGGTGTTGTCGCCGACGGAAGTCTCCTCGTCGGCCAGTTCGTCCATCGGTTCAGTGACGACGTACTGGTGTTCGACCGGCGCGATAGGGAGGTCTAACCCCGCGAGTTGGCCCGTCTGGTAGCCCCAGTTGTTCGTCGCCATCACGCAGCGGTCGCACTCGATGCGACCGCGGTTGGTGACGACGGCCTGAATCTCGCCGCCCTCGACCTCGATATCCGAGACCTGTGTGTTGCCGTAGAAATCCGCCGACGATTCGGACATGTACCACTGGAGCGCCCCGATGCCGTCGACGCGGCCGTCGGTCGGCGAGTAGTAGCCGCCGAGAATCTCGTCCTCGTCGACCATCGGGAGGTGGTCGGTCACCTCCTCCGGCGAGAGCAACTGCGGCTCCGGCAGGCCGTAGGAGGTGGCCCACTCGACCCGACGACGGAGGAAGTCCATCCGCTCCTCGCTCCGGGCGACTTCGATGCCACCCACCTCGTCGTAGACGCCAGCGTCCGAAAGCAGGCGACTCGTGTAGTAGGCCGTCTTCGCCTGTATCTTCGACGGCGAGGTCTGGAACATGATGCCCGGCGCGTGGACCGACGACCCGCCTGTGACCGGGAGCGGTCCCTGGTCGATGACGGTCACATCCTCGGCTCCGAGTTCCGTCAGGTGGTAGGCGACGCTGCACCCGACGGCTCCGGCCCCGATGACGACCGTCTCCGCCCGTGCTGGTGGCTCACTCGTGCTCATATCTCTCGTTTCGGAGTGCTTCTGTCACAATCTTAAATACATCGGTGGGGTGAACGACCGTCGGTCGGAACGGCCACCTCAGCCCTTCTAAAGCAGTATTAGGGAGTGAGTCGCGTGTGAACCGCTCGGCGCGATGGCGGCCGCGCACGAACCTCAGAGTGACAGGAACGCTATACGACAGGGCGGCGGCTCAGCGAAGCGGTTCCTCGCGGACAGTCGCCGCGTACCGCTCGCCCTCGAACAGCACTTCCACGTCGGTTCCCGGTTCGGCGTACTCCGGCGGGAGGTAGGTGTAGGCGACGCAGGCCCCGACCGAGTAGCCGTACTCCGCGCTGTGGACGTACCCCAGCGTCTCGTCTTCGCCCGGCGCGAACACCGGTCGGTCGTCGAGGATGGTGACATCCGGGTCGTCGAGCGTCAGGCAAGCGACCTCGTGGCGGATGTTGTCGCCGTTGGCCGCCGCCGCGACGGCCTCCTTGCCGATGAACTCCGTGTCGAGGTCGACGGCCCACCCCAGTCCGGCCTCGTAGGGGTTGTGCTCGGTGTGGAGGTCCACGCCCCACAGGCGGAACCCCTTCTCGATTCGCAGCGAGTCCAGCGCGCCGTTGCCGTACGGCCGGATGTCGTACTCCGCACCGGCTTCCATGACGTGTTCCCAGAGGCGTTCGCCGTATTCGGAGGGGGTGTACAGCTCCCAGCCGAGTTCGCCCGCGTAGGACACCCGCAGGGCCGTCACCGGGATGTTCTTCACGAAGAACTGCTGGCTCGTGAAGAACGGGAAGGCGTCGTCCGAGAGGTCAACGTCGGTCACTTTCGAGAGGACGTTCCGGGCGTCTGGACCGGTACACACCATCGCCGCGAGGCTGGAGGTCACGTCGTTGACGACGACGCCCTCGGGGGACTGGTGGCGGACCCACGCGACGTGGTTGTTCCCCACCTCCCGACCGGTCGTCAGCAGGAGGTACCGGTCCTCGCTAGTTCGCGTGACGGTGATGTCCGCGCGGACCCCGCCGCCCTCGTTGCACATCAGGGTGTAGCGCACGTCGCCCACGTCGAGGTCCATGTCGTTGGTACAGAGCCGTTGGACGAACTGGTCAGCCTCAGCACCCACGACCTCCATCTTGTTGAACGGGGTCATGTCGTGAAGGCCGACCTTGTTGCGGACGTGGAGCGCCTCCGCGCCTTCGAGGGGCGACCAGTAGACGCCCTCCCAGCCGTCGCGGTCGGGAATCTGGTCTTCGTACGCCGCCAAGAGGTCGGCGTTGGACTCGAACCACTGTGGGGCCTCCCAGCCAGCCTCCGCCCACATCTCGGCGTCGTACTCTTTGTGGGTGTGGTACATCGGCGTCCGCCGGATGTCCCGTTGTTTGTCTTCCCACACCCACTTGGGGTGCATGATGTTGTAGACGATGCGGTACTCCTCGGCACCGATGTCCCGCGCGAAGTCCCACGACCCCTCGTGTTCGTCGAAGCGGTTGACGTTGCAGTGAGACACGTCCATGGGACCGTCGTCCAGTTTGGGGATGCCGTTCTCCATCCACTCGGCCATGGCCTTCATCGCGCCGCCAGCGTGCGTGACCCAGATAGCCGCCGCCGTCCAGAGCCCCTCCAGGTCACGGACGGGACCCATGACCGGAAGGCCGTTGGGCGACTCGGCGAACATCCCGTTGTACTTGTGTTCGAGTTCCGCACCTTCTGTCGCCGGGACCAGTTCGTTACTGGCCTGCCGCGGGGCCTTGTGCGGACGGTCCGGGTGGGTCGCGTTGTCCATGTGGAAGTCCGTGAACTCGTGGACGGAGCCCTGCTCGCCGTCGGGGTCGTTCCCCCCGAGTTCCTGCGGGTCGGGGACGATTGGCTCGTGATTGTACGAGCCGATGCCGTAGGCGTCCCCGTGGGTCCGGTAGTACATCGCATTGTCTTGGTCCCGAAGAATCGGGCGGTCCGGCCCGACGAGCAGCCGTTTGGCCTTCTCTCCGGAGACGTTCTCGTAGTTCTCGAACAGCGGGTGGTCGGTGATGTCCACGGCGCTGTCGGCCATCTCCGAGAGCGACTCGGTCATCGTGTACTGGTGCTCGACTGGCGTCACCGGGAGGTGGACGCCGAGTTTCTCGCCGAGTTGTCGCGCCCAGATGTTCGTCGCCACCACGACCTCCTCGCACTCGATGGTGCCGTTCTCGGTGACGACTGCCTGCACGGAATCGCCCTCGGTCTCGATGTCCTCCGTGCGCGTATGCGGGACGAACTCCGCGCCCCGTTCCATCGCTTCGCGGGCCAGCGCGTCGCAGGCGACGACCCCCGAAACCTGCCCGTCGGTCGGCGAGTAGTAGCCACCGAGAATCTGGCTCTCGTCGACCAACGGGAGGTGGTCGGTCACCTCCTCGGGCGAAAGTATCTGCGGGTCCTCGATACCCCACGCCTTGGCGTGTTCGACCCGCCGCTGGAGGAACGCCATCCGCTCTTCGCTCCGGGCGACTTCGATGCCGCCCACCTCGTTGTACGCTTGCTGACCGTCTGCCCCCTCCAGTTCCGAGTAGAGCTTTCGACTGTAGTCCGCGAACTGGCTGAGTTCCTTCGGTTCGGCCGTCTGGAACATGATGCCCGGCGCGTGGGTCGAGGACCCGCCCGTTGTCGGCATCGGCCCTTGGTCGACGACCACCACGTCCTCGCGCCCGAGTTGGGTCAACTGGTACGCGAGGTTGCAGCCGACGATCCCTGCGCCGACGATGACTGTATCGGCCTGAGTCGGCACGCTATCGGTTGTCTCCATGAGTATGAAACGAACTGGCTGTGGCGGCCGCATATAGTTATCCCCTGTGCCGACGTGACTCCACAACACATCTACCAAATGTCACGTAGAGGGATGAATAACAACGGTAGCGTTGTGAGAGAGTCCGATATTCGCCCGATTTATGGCGATTGTGACAGTTTCGGTAGTGTCTCGTGACTTGTTGGTAAGAAGTCATATGCGCCTGTCACGCAACTTCCCGACCGCATGGTTCAGTCAATCCAACTCGAAACAGCAACGGAACTCATCGCCGCCGCCGAGTCCAGAGCCGAAGAGATAGAGAACCCGATGGTCATCGCCATCGCCAACAGCGAGGGGAACCTCGTCGCTCAGCACCGCATGGACGGGGCGTGGCTGGCGTCGGTCAGCATCTCGCGTAACAAGGCCTACACGGCCGCCGCGCTAGAGATGCCGACGCACGAACTCGCCGAACCGTCCGAACCCGGCAACTCCCTGTACGGTCTCCAGTCCACAGACGAGGGCCGTCTCGTCATCTTCGGCGGGGGCTATCCCCTCGAACGCGACGGGGAAATCGTCGGCACCATCGGCGTCTCGGGCGGCGCGGTCGAACAGGACCGCGACGTGGCCGAGGCGGGCGTCGACCGCTGGGAGGAACTGACCAAGTAGCTACGTCGCTCGGGGGCCGGGGTCACGCTCGGCGACGGCGTCCAGTAAATCGACCAGTGCGGCGGCCGCGTCGTCGAGCAGTTCCGCGCCCAGTTCGGCGCTCCCCTCGCGTGGGTCGCCGACGACGCCGTTCTCGGTGAACTCGTGGGAGTCGAACGCGAGGTTCACTCGCCCCTGCCAGTCGCCCCAGCGGTCGCTCCCGCCCGCGGCGGCCTCCTCCAGTCGGTCCTCGCGAACCGTCTCGGGGTTGGCGTGCTGGAGGAGTGCGGTCTCTAGCGGGCCGCCGTGGCCCATGTTCACCTCGGCGTCGACCTCGTCGAACCACGTGAAGGGGACCGCGTAGGCGTCGTCGTGGCGGACGATGCGGCCGCAGACCTCGCCGAGTGCGGAGACGTTGCCGCCGTGGCCGTTCACGAGGACGACCCGGTCCCAACCGTGGGCCGCGAGGCTCCCGACGATGTCGCGCACGTATGCTCGAAACGTCGACTCGGACGTCCACAGCGTCCCGGTGAACGCTCTGTGTTCCTCCGCGACCGCCACCGGGACTGCCGGGGCAACGACGACGGGGGCCTCGTAGCGCTCGGCGGCCGCGTCGGCGACGGCTTCGGCGTTGAGCGTATCGGTACCGAGCGGCGCATGCGGGCCGTGTTGCTCCGTGCTTCCGACCGGGAGCAGAGCGAGGTCGGTGTCGACCTCGTCCATCTCCGTCCACGTCGACCGTGTGAGGTGCATGTCCGGTGGGTCGCCGTGGACCCCGATAAAGCTCCCTCCCGAGTTTTTTCAAGGGCGCGCGCGGGGAGGGCGTATGGAGTACGAACCGGTCACACACGCGACGACCGACCGCACGCTCGGCCGCCTGCCCTCGGGTGCCGAAGTGACGGTCACGGTTCACCGGTACACCGGCGGCCCGGGGCCGACCGTGTACGTGCAGGCCGCCCAGCACGGTATCGAACTGAACGGCCCGGCCGCGCTCCGACGCCTCCACGGTCGGCTTACCGAGGCCGTCCTCGCCGGAACCGTGGTCGTCGTTCCGGTGGTGAACCCGCTGGCTTTCGACCACCGCTCGTACATGACCCCGTCAGAGTACGACGTTCTGAACCCGAACTTCAACCGGGTTTGGCCGGGCGACGACGACGGGAGTCTCCAGGAGCGACTGGCCGCTCGACTCTGGGACATCGTCAGCGAGGCCGACGCGGCCGTCGACCTTCACACGGGGACGGCGGACATGCTCGAGCACGTCCGGGTCTGCAGGGACCACCCCGAAGCCCGACGCCTCGGCGAGGCGTTCGGCACGGCGTACCTCCTGACCGACGAACTCGAAACGACCGGCGAGGACTCGTTCAGCGGGACGTTCCGGGCCGCGGCGGCGCACGAAGGCATCCCGGCGGTCACGGCGGAACTCGCCAACAGCCGTCGGGTCGCGCACGCGGCAGTCGAGACGGGTACCGACGGGGTCCAAAACGTGCTCCGGACGGTCGGCGTCCTCCCCGACGAACCCACGGATTCACCGGACCAGACACTGCTTCACGACGAACCGGACGCGACTCGGGCGTCGGCGTCGGGGCTGTTCGAGCCACGGCCCGAGGTGCGCGTCGGCGACCACGTCGAGGCCGGTGCGGAGTTGGGCGACATCTACTGCCCGGCGTCTTTCGAGCGGCTCCAGACCGTCACCGCAGAGTGCGGCGGCGTCGTCTACTCGCTCCCCCGCGGGGCGGCCGTTGTCGCGGGCGAACGCCTCGCGAGCGTCGCCCGTCCGGTCTGAGTGTGTTTGTCCTGTATCCTCTCCGCTTTTGAATGGGTTGAGTATTCCGCATGTAAGTCTATGACACACAATGTGTCATAGATAAACAACCTCATGGGCCTCCAAGAATCGTTCGATGTCCTCACTCGCGTGGTCGAGCAGTTCGAATCCCGTGGCCGGTCAGTCCGAAACGTGGAGGTCACGACAGACACAGAACACGCCGGTGCGCTCGCCGTCGAGTTGACCGTCCCGGTGTCCCTCTGTGCGGCATCAAGCGGGACGCTCGATACGTCGCTCACACCGGAGCAGGCGTCGCTGACGGGGAACGGCGGCCTCTCTATCACGTTTTCCGTGTCGGACTTCCTCCCGGAACCAACCGACCCCGACACGGTGGTCGCAACCGACGAGCGGGCGGTCCACGTCGACGACGGCGAACTCATCATGACAGTCGGATTTCGTATCGAGTCCGTCGACGGGAGCGGGTCGGACGGCCCGACAGACGAGACGGCCACCCGGAGCGCGGACGGCGATGTGACCGCCGAGGAGGCACAGACGGAGACGACTGCGACCACCGAGAATGCGGACGGCGACGACCCGCTGGGTGCCCGACTCGCGGCGGCCCGCTCCGCGGACGTGCCCGCCTACGACGACACCGACTACCTCCGCGTCCTCTACGAGTCCTGCGAGACGTTCACCGAGATGAGCGACCGCATCGAGATGGACGTCGCGGCCGAGACAGTGCGACGGTACATGATCGAAGCGGACATCCACGACCCGACCACTTACGACACGACCGAGCACGCGTCCGACGACGAGGAGACGGAGTCGCCAGCCGTCGAAGACGCCGACACCGCGACGTCGGCGGTCGCGGTCGAACCCGTTCCGGACGAGCAGTTCGTCACCGACGGCATCGGTCTCCCGGAGGGCGTCACCGTCGAGGACATCGTCGACGCCGTGGTCAATTCGACGGCCGTCTACGAGGTCCAGCGAACCCTCGACGTCGACCACGACCGGACCCGGGACCTCCTCAGACAACTCAACGTCTTGGACCTCGTGGTCCACCGCATCGACGGTCCGGAGCGACCCGCCTCGAAGAACGAAGTGGTAAAACGCATCCGGCAGTGCGCTGTCAGCAAGCCTGCCTCACCCGGTACATAAACGGGTTGGTAACAGCACCCACAAGCAAAAGTGACTCCACCGCTACTTTCAGACAAGAAATGGCTCTGAAATCCCGCGTCTCCGGAACGCAGGAAGGTGTCGAGACGCTCCTCGCGAACGCGCGATTCGAACTGATGCCGTTCGAGAGTTTCGACGAGGAGATACAACACCTCCCATCGGGGGCCACTATCGCCATCACCACCTCGCCGCAGTTGGGCATCGACCGGACCATCGAGAAGACGGAACTGGCCGTCGAAAAGGGGTTCGAGGTTGTCCCGCACATCGCCGCCCGCTACGTCGAGGACCGTGACCACCTCGCGGACATCGCCCAGCGCCTCGTCGACGCTGGCGTCACGGATATCTTCGTCCCCGGCGGCGACCGGGAGGAACCCGCGGGCGACTTCGAGTCCGCCTACGACCTGCTATCGACGCTCGACGGGATGGACTACGAGTTCGACGAGGTCGGCATCACGGGCTATCCCGAGGGCCACGATTTCCTCGACGACGAGACGCTCGCCGAGGCCATGCAGAAGAAAGAACCGTACGCCACCTACATCGTCACACAGCTCTGTTACGACCCCGACACCGTACTGGCGTGGATAGAGGACATCCGTGACCGCGGCGTCGAACTCCCCGTCGAAATCGGCATCCCCGGCGTGATGAAGTACCAACGGCTGATGCAGATTTCCCAGAAGGTCGGTGTCGGCGACTCCATCAAGTTCCTCAAGAAGACGACCGGCATCCTCGGGTTCGTCAAGCAACTGGTCGGCTCGCGGGGGACGTACGAACCCGACGCCCTCGTCGACGGCCTGGGCCCGTACGTCGACGACGACGCGTACGGCATCCGCGGCATCCACATCTACACCTTCAACCAGACGCCCGACACCGAGGACTGGCGACACGGTCGGCTCTCGTAGTCCCCGGCGAAACGCAACCCGTTTTTGAACGGTGGGGAACTCGCTACCGCAGTCGACGGCTCCGCGGGTGGAAGTCCGCCGAATGTCTGCTCTACGACCGAGCGTGGCCGTTAGACTTCCAAAACGAGCAAAGTCGCCTCGCAGAGTCGATACCCCCAAGTTGTAGGAGAGGTAATAATACCATTCGGGTTGAAGTTACTGGGGAGATGTACCGAATACTGGTTCCAGTCGATAGAAACGCGGACCGAGCGATGCAGCAGGCGAGATACGTTTCCGCCCTCGACGGAGACAGTGGAGCAGTCGAGGCAACGGTCCTATACGTGTTCCCGCCTGGTAGAGCCAGTCGAGCGGGCGAACTGAGGTTCGACGAGATCGATTCGGCCGTCGACGCGGCCGACTATCTCGAATCGAACGGCGTCGACGTGACCCGGCGTGTCGAGACCGGTGGTGCCGCTCAAGAGATTATCGATACCGTCGAGAAACGGGATAGCCACGAAATCGTCATGGGCGGTCGAAAACGCTCGGGTGTCGCGGCGGTGTTACTAGGGAGCGTCGTGCAGGACGTGTTCCTCTCTGCGGAGCGTCCGGTCACGATTACTGGGTCAGAGATGAGGTTCAGCAACGGACGGCGCAACGTGGTCGTGCCCGTCGACCGTGACCGCGAACGCGCCCGGCGGCAGGCCGAATACGTCGCCGGGTTGCCGCTGGCGACCGAGAACGTTCACGCGACGGTGCTGTACGTGTTCCCACATCAGGACTACACCGGCGCGCCGAAACACGAGTTCGGCGAGATTCGCGCCGCAGTCGACACGGCCGAGTTCCTCGAAGAACGAGGTGTCGCGGTCGAGCGGACGGCTATCGGCGGCGAAGTCGAACGGAAGATACTCGCCGTCGCGAACGACCGAGACGCAGACAGCATCGTCATGGGCGGGCGAAAGCGGAGCGGCGTACAAAAAGTAATCATGGGCAGCACCGCACAGGACATCCTCCTGTCGGCAAATCAACCCGTCACGATTACCGGGTAGGCCCGTCGCCGGAACAGTCCGGAGAACGGGGTGCTGGGCCGACCGCCCGAATCAGTCGTCGGTACTCTCGGCTTCCGCGCGGGCGTTGAGTTTCGCCTGCTCGCGCGCACTCGGGTTGACCGACTCTTTGAACGGCACTTTCGCCACCGTCGCGAACACCGGTTCGCCGGGTTCCTCGGCGTACTCGTCGGGGAGATGGACTTGGAACTCGAGGTTCAGGTCCTCCTCGTAAATCTCGTCGTTGAGCGGCGTGTCCGTGACTTCCTGCAGTTTGTCGGCGGGAACGAAGCCCATGCCGATGTTGGTCTCCAGGTCCGGGTTCCACCACGGCGAGGTGAGGTAGCCACACTCTTCGCCGGTATCGGGGTCGGAGATAATCCAGAAGTCAGGCGCGTAGTCGCGGATGGGTTCGCCAGCCATCTTGAGGCCGATGAGTTTGTGTTCGAACGGGAACTCGCCGTTCTCGATGAGTTCCGCCTGGCGTTCGAGTTCCTCCTTGCCGATGTAGTCGGCCTCCTTGTCGTCGGGCACCTGATATCCGAGGTTGACCTGGAACGGGGAAGTCTCGTGGTCGAGGTCTTGGCCCCAGGACATGATACCGGCCGCGATGCGGCGGTGGTGCCCCGGCGCAATCTGGCGGCC
This window of the Haloarcula marina genome carries:
- a CDS encoding GlcG/HbpS family heme-binding protein, yielding MVQSIQLETATELIAAAESRAEEIENPMVIAIANSEGNLVAQHRMDGAWLASVSISRNKAYTAAALEMPTHELAEPSEPGNSLYGLQSTDEGRLVIFGGGYPLERDGEIVGTIGVSGGAVEQDRDVAEAGVDRWEELTK
- a CDS encoding GcvT family protein, with product METTDSVPTQADTVIVGAGIVGCNLAYQLTQLGREDVVVVDQGPMPTTGGSSTHAPGIMFQTAEPKELSQFADYSRKLYSELEGADGQQAYNEVGGIEVARSEERMAFLQRRVEHAKAWGIEDPQILSPEEVTDHLPLVDESQILGGYYSPTDGQVSGVVACDALAREAMERGAEFVPHTRTEDIETEGDSVQAVVTENGTIECEEVVVATNIWARQLGEKLGVHLPVTPVEHQYTMTESLSEMADSAVDITDHPLFENYENVSGEKAKRLLVGPDRPILRDQDNAMYYRTHGDAYGIGSYNHEPIVPDPQELGGNDPDGEQGSVHEFTDFHMDNATHPDRPHKAPRQASNELVPATEGAELEHKYNGMFAESPNGLPVMGPVRDLEGLWTAAAIWVTHAGGAMKAMAEWMENGIPKLDDGPMDVSHCNVNRFDEHEGSWDFARDIGAEEYRIVYNIMHPKWVWEDKQRDIRRTPMYHTHKEYDAEMWAEAGWEAPQWFESNADLLAAYEDQIPDRDGWEGVYWSPLEGAEALHVRNKVGLHDMTPFNKMEVVGAEADQFVQRLCTNDMDLDVGDVRYTLMCNEGGGVRADITVTRTSEDRYLLLTTGREVGNNHVAWVRHQSPEGVVVNDVTSSLAAMVCTGPDARNVLSKVTDVDLSDDAFPFFTSQQFFVKNIPVTALRVSYAGELGWELYTPSEYGERLWEHVMEAGAEYDIRPYGNGALDSLRIEKGFRLWGVDLHTEHNPYEAGLGWAVDLDTEFIGKEAVAAAANGDNIRHEVACLTLDDPDVTILDDRPVFAPGEDETLGYVHSAEYGYSVGACVAYTYLPPEYAEPGTDVEVLFEGERYAATVREEPLR
- a CDS encoding GcvT family protein yields the protein MSTSEPPARAETVVIGAGAVGCSVAYHLTELGAEDVTVIDQGPLPVTGGSSVHAPGIMFQTSPSKIQAKTAYYTSRLLSDAGVYDEVGGIEVARSEERMDFLRRRVEWATSYGLPEPQLLSPEEVTDHLPMVDEDEILGGYYSPTDGRVDGIGALQWYMSESSADFYGNTQVSDIEVEGGEIQAVVTNRGRIECDRCVMATNNWGYQTGQLAGLDLPIAPVEHQYVVTEPMDELADEETSVGDNTTGLDVPGDRDIAEYMSEGPTIPVGRDQDNSLYFRNHGDALGMGSYNHETLSVDPEDMGENSEERQASVRGFTEEHWTTPTHRNRDKSAKQAFDELLPATEDAEYAVTENGIFVFTPDGMPAVGPTAAVDGLWSGLAIWWTHSGGYGRILAEWMENGVPRLPSGPVDTGGIHVQRFEPHTGEKDYFVDRGAKRYEQVYSIVEPRWQPDDHRGLRTSPFYHQQKELGAEFYQSGGWESPQYYESNADLVERYEDQIPEQDGWQGINRSPIEAAEHLHTREHVSMFDMTSFASIMVEGSDAESFLQRVCSNDVEIDVGQVRYSLLLNEGGGILADVTVVRLDDDEYMVTTGGGNSPQIHGNWLKDHAPETVSVTVEEGAKSTIGLWGPKSRLLLQRCTDADVTNDGFPYFRAKQMYVGEVPVIALRVSYVGELGWELWTPVEYGQKLWETLWEEGQDLDVRPMGGGALSSMRLEKGYRLWGTDIDTDSNPLEAGLPFAVDMDTDFIGKDALESAKADGIDNRITPLTLDDSTDIMLSGRPVLKDGEAIGYVQAGDFGYSIGESIAYTYVPSEYAEAGTSVQVQCEGETYDATIRDEPLFDPGRDKIIR
- a CDS encoding succinylglutamate desuccinylase/aspartoacylase family protein, encoding MEYEPVTHATTDRTLGRLPSGAEVTVTVHRYTGGPGPTVYVQAAQHGIELNGPAALRRLHGRLTEAVLAGTVVVVPVVNPLAFDHRSYMTPSEYDVLNPNFNRVWPGDDDGSLQERLAARLWDIVSEADAAVDLHTGTADMLEHVRVCRDHPEARRLGEAFGTAYLLTDELETTGEDSFSGTFRAAAAHEGIPAVTAELANSRRVAHAAVETGTDGVQNVLRTVGVLPDEPTDSPDQTLLHDEPDATRASASGLFEPRPEVRVGDHVEAGAELGDIYCPASFERLQTVTAECGGVVYSLPRGAAVVAGERLASVARPV
- a CDS encoding universal stress protein, which translates into the protein MYRILVPVDRNADRAMQQARYVSALDGDSGAVEATVLYVFPPGRASRAGELRFDEIDSAVDAADYLESNGVDVTRRVETGGAAQEIIDTVEKRDSHEIVMGGRKRSGVAAVLLGSVVQDVFLSAERPVTITGSEMRFSNGRRNVVVPVDRDRERARRQAEYVAGLPLATENVHATVLYVFPHQDYTGAPKHEFGEIRAAVDTAEFLEERGVAVERTAIGGEVERKILAVANDRDADSIVMGGRKRSGVQKVIMGSTAQDILLSANQPVTITG
- a CDS encoding creatininase family protein, whose amino-acid sequence is MHLTRSTWTEMDEVDTDLALLPVGSTEQHGPHAPLGTDTLNAEAVADAAAERYEAPVVVAPAVPVAVAEEHRAFTGTLWTSESTFRAYVRDIVGSLAAHGWDRVVLVNGHGGNVSALGEVCGRIVRHDDAYAVPFTWFDEVDAEVNMGHGGPLETALLQHANPETVREDRLEEAAAGGSDRWGDWQGRVNLAFDSHEFTENGVVGDPREGSAELGAELLDDAAAALVDLLDAVAERDPGPRAT
- a CDS encoding methylenetetrahydrofolate reductase; translated protein: MALKSRVSGTQEGVETLLANARFELMPFESFDEEIQHLPSGATIAITTSPQLGIDRTIEKTELAVEKGFEVVPHIAARYVEDRDHLADIAQRLVDAGVTDIFVPGGDREEPAGDFESAYDLLSTLDGMDYEFDEVGITGYPEGHDFLDDETLAEAMQKKEPYATYIVTQLCYDPDTVLAWIEDIRDRGVELPVEIGIPGVMKYQRLMQISQKVGVGDSIKFLKKTTGILGFVKQLVGSRGTYEPDALVDGLGPYVDDDAYGIRGIHIYTFNQTPDTEDWRHGRLS